In Aquamicrobium sp., a single genomic region encodes these proteins:
- a CDS encoding DUF819 family protein, with protein MTSILAAIGFLGVPALILWACVRWPFAARLEPIVLCYAAGLLVGLTGLLPDSVAPARTGVAEASIGLALPLLLFAVDLGAWRHLAGRALLSMALAVTAVVAVSVALHVLFAARGTEAPEQLAGMAVGMYTGGIANVSAIKMALGVPDARYLLFATADTAVGALYVFFIIAAAPAFFRRLLPAFPKAEQEAYAHDALPAALPRGRRAVLPGLVALAAAAACVGLALAVAPLLTFMAREIAIIVLITTFGIAGSLIRPLRENPMATPLGMFLIYVFSFAIAASLDLKALAGMDPSILVFVFVATFGSLALHALLCRLFNIDADTFVITSVAAILSPAFVPMAARALRNSAVLMSGMTTGIIGFAIGNYLGIAVALLLARGG; from the coding sequence ATGACGAGCATCCTGGCCGCAATCGGCTTTCTCGGCGTGCCGGCGCTGATCCTGTGGGCGTGCGTGCGCTGGCCGTTCGCGGCGCGGCTGGAGCCGATCGTGCTGTGCTATGCCGCGGGCCTCCTCGTCGGCCTCACGGGCCTGTTGCCCGACAGCGTCGCGCCGGCGCGCACCGGGGTCGCCGAGGCGAGCATCGGCCTTGCCCTGCCGCTCCTCCTGTTCGCGGTCGATCTCGGCGCATGGCGCCATCTTGCCGGCCGGGCGCTCTTGTCGATGGCGCTTGCGGTCACGGCCGTGGTCGCGGTCTCCGTCGCGCTGCATGTGCTGTTCGCGGCACGCGGCACGGAGGCGCCCGAGCAGCTCGCCGGCATGGCGGTCGGCATGTATACCGGCGGCATCGCCAATGTCAGCGCCATCAAGATGGCGCTCGGGGTCCCCGACGCGCGCTATCTGCTGTTCGCGACGGCGGACACGGCCGTCGGCGCGCTCTACGTATTCTTCATCATCGCCGCCGCGCCCGCCTTCTTCCGCCGGCTGCTGCCGGCCTTCCCGAAGGCCGAGCAGGAAGCCTATGCCCACGACGCACTGCCGGCCGCCCTGCCGCGCGGCCGGCGGGCGGTTCTGCCCGGCCTCGTCGCGCTCGCGGCGGCGGCGGCCTGCGTCGGGCTCGCGCTCGCCGTCGCGCCGCTGCTGACCTTCATGGCGCGCGAGATCGCGATCATCGTCCTCATCACCACCTTCGGCATCGCCGGCTCGCTGATCCGCCCCTTGCGCGAGAACCCGATGGCGACGCCGCTCGGCATGTTCCTGATCTACGTCTTCTCCTTCGCCATCGCCGCCTCGCTCGACCTCAAGGCGCTGGCCGGCATGGACCCGTCGATCCTCGTCTTCGTCTTCGTCGCCACCTTCGGGAGTCTGGCGCTGCATGCGCTGCTTTGCCGGCTGTTCAACATCGACGCCGACACCTTCGTCATCACCTCGGTGGCGGCGATCCTGTCGCCGGCCTTCGTGCCGATGGCGGCGCGGGCGCTGCGCAACTCGGCGGTGCTGATGTCGGGCATGACGACGGGCATCATCGGCTTCGCCATCGGCAATTATCTCGGCATAGCCGTCGCGCTCCTGCTTGCCCGGGGTGGATAA
- a CDS encoding aspartate aminotransferase family protein, producing MTHRTLPECGREPDEVLDALADFAADDPDYKRGRTWSLVYHLDDAHEDFAARAYRMYSSANGLNPAAFRSLKRLESEIISIEAGLFHGGPETCGVLTSGGTESCLLAVKTYRDMARARRRVRPPNMVLPVTAHVAWFKASDYFGVKVRLLPMTSGHATDIARLKRLIDRNTVMVLGSAPEYPHGTIDPIAEMGAICAARGVPLHVDACVGGFILPFMEMNGVDLPPWDFRVPGVTSISADLHKYGYAAKGASSILYRDLDILKHQMFVYQDWPGGVFASPALLGTRPGGAYAAAWATLQKFGVAGYRELAAQTTEAVEALKEGIARIDGLRLLGRPQGPLLAYGSSDRALSIFAVADQMEKRGWNVNRVQNPDGIHAMVTARHRAVTGEYLADLEQAVATVRADPSLAQTGGAATYGMLAHVPLRGMVKARVLDAFASMYRAGGGDLDLHEPAAPGLAERWMKKYVEWKSRRG from the coding sequence ATGACCCACAGGACCCTGCCGGAATGCGGGCGCGAGCCGGACGAGGTGCTCGACGCGCTTGCCGACTTCGCCGCCGACGACCCCGACTACAAACGCGGCCGCACATGGAGCCTCGTCTACCACCTCGACGACGCCCACGAGGATTTCGCGGCTCGCGCCTATCGGATGTACTCCTCGGCCAACGGCCTGAACCCGGCCGCCTTCCGCAGCCTGAAGCGGCTGGAAAGCGAGATAATCTCGATCGAGGCCGGCCTGTTCCACGGCGGGCCGGAGACCTGCGGCGTCCTGACCTCCGGCGGCACCGAAAGCTGCCTGCTCGCGGTCAAGACCTATCGCGACATGGCGCGGGCCAGGCGCCGCGTCCGGCCGCCGAACATGGTGCTGCCCGTGACCGCCCATGTCGCGTGGTTCAAGGCGTCGGACTATTTCGGAGTCAAGGTCAGGCTGCTGCCGATGACGTCCGGCCACGCCACCGACATCGCGCGGCTGAAGCGCCTGATCGACCGCAACACGGTGATGGTGCTGGGCTCGGCGCCGGAATACCCGCACGGCACCATCGACCCCATCGCCGAAATGGGCGCGATCTGCGCCGCGCGCGGCGTGCCGCTGCATGTCGACGCCTGCGTCGGCGGCTTCATCCTGCCCTTCATGGAGATGAACGGCGTCGACTTGCCGCCATGGGACTTCCGCGTGCCGGGGGTGACGTCGATCTCGGCGGACCTGCACAAATACGGCTACGCCGCCAAGGGCGCTTCCTCGATCCTCTATCGCGACCTCGATATCCTCAAGCACCAGATGTTCGTCTATCAGGACTGGCCGGGCGGCGTGTTCGCCTCGCCCGCCCTTCTCGGCACCCGGCCGGGCGGGGCCTATGCGGCGGCCTGGGCGACGTTGCAGAAATTCGGCGTCGCTGGCTATCGCGAACTGGCCGCCCAGACCACCGAGGCCGTCGAGGCGCTGAAGGAGGGCATCGCCCGCATCGACGGCCTGAGGCTCCTCGGCCGGCCGCAGGGACCGCTGCTCGCCTACGGCTCAAGCGACAGGGCGCTCAGCATCTTCGCCGTCGCCGACCAGATGGAAAAGCGCGGCTGGAACGTCAACCGGGTGCAGAACCCGGACGGCATCCACGCCATGGTCACGGCCCGTCACCGCGCGGTGACGGGCGAATACCTCGCCGATCTCGAACAGGCGGTCGCCACCGTGCGCGCCGACCCGTCACTGGCGCAGACCGGCGGCGCCGCGACCTACGGCATGCTGGCGCATGTGCCGCTGCGCGGCATGGTCAAGGCGCGGGTGCTCGACGCCTTCGCCAGCATGTACCGTGCCGGCGGCGGCGATCTCGACCTCCACGAGCCCGCCGCGCCCGGCCTCGCCGAACGGTGGATGAAGAAATACGTCGAGTGGAAGTCGCGGCGGGGCTAG
- a CDS encoding aspartate aminotransferase family protein — MSDRSPDLSNELAAWDRDHFFHPSTHMGMHARGESPTRVIGGGEGVYITDTNGRRSLDAFAGLYCVNVGYGRIEIADAIARQAKELAYYHAYVGHGTEASITLAKMIIERAPKGMSRVYFGLSGSDANETNIKLIWYYNNILGRPEKKKIISRWRGYHGSGVMTGSLTGLELFHNAFDLPRAPILHTEAPYYFRREDRSMSEEQFSQHCADRLEELILAEGPETVAAFIGEPILGTGGIVPPPAGYWRKIQAVLDRYDILLVADEVVTGFGRLGTMFGSDHYGMKPDLITIAKGLTSAYAPLSGVIVGEKVWNVLVDGSDRLGAIGHGWTYAAHPICAAAGVANLQLIDEMDLVSNAGEVGAYFRKGLTEVLGGHRHVGEVRGDGLMAAVEFVEDRDGRIFFDPARKVGPQVAAALLERGVIGRAMPQGDILGFAPPLCLTKDEADIVVTKTAEAVEAVLGRG; from the coding sequence ATGTCCGATCGTTCGCCCGACCTCTCCAACGAGCTTGCCGCGTGGGACCGCGACCACTTCTTCCATCCCTCGACGCATATGGGCATGCACGCGCGCGGCGAGAGCCCGACCCGGGTGATCGGCGGCGGCGAGGGCGTCTACATCACGGACACCAACGGCAGGCGCAGCCTCGACGCCTTCGCCGGCCTCTACTGCGTCAATGTCGGCTACGGCCGCATCGAGATCGCCGACGCCATCGCCCGGCAGGCGAAGGAGCTGGCCTATTACCACGCCTATGTCGGCCATGGCACGGAGGCCTCGATCACGCTCGCTAAGATGATTATCGAGCGCGCGCCGAAGGGCATGAGCCGGGTCTATTTCGGCCTCTCCGGCTCCGACGCCAACGAGACCAACATCAAGCTGATCTGGTACTACAACAACATTCTCGGCCGGCCGGAGAAGAAGAAGATCATCTCGCGCTGGCGCGGCTATCACGGCTCGGGCGTGATGACCGGCTCGCTGACCGGGCTCGAGCTGTTCCACAACGCCTTCGACCTGCCGCGCGCGCCGATCCTCCACACCGAGGCCCCCTATTACTTCCGCCGCGAGGACCGCTCGATGAGCGAGGAGCAATTCTCGCAGCATTGCGCGGACCGGTTGGAGGAACTGATCCTCGCCGAGGGGCCGGAGACGGTCGCCGCCTTCATCGGCGAACCGATCCTCGGCACCGGCGGCATCGTGCCGCCGCCGGCCGGCTACTGGCGGAAGATCCAGGCTGTGCTCGACAGATACGACATCCTCCTCGTCGCCGACGAGGTGGTGACGGGCTTCGGCCGGCTCGGCACCATGTTCGGCTCCGACCACTACGGAATGAAGCCCGACCTCATCACCATCGCCAAGGGGCTGACCTCGGCCTATGCGCCGCTCTCCGGCGTCATCGTCGGCGAGAAGGTGTGGAACGTCCTGGTCGACGGCTCCGACAGGCTGGGCGCCATCGGCCATGGCTGGACCTATGCCGCGCACCCGATCTGCGCCGCGGCCGGCGTCGCCAATCTCCAGCTCATCGACGAGATGGACCTCGTCAGCAACGCCGGCGAGGTCGGGGCGTACTTCCGCAAGGGGCTGACTGAGGTGCTCGGCGGCCACCGGCATGTCGGCGAGGTGCGCGGCGACGGGCTGATGGCGGCGGTCGAGTTCGTCGAGGACCGCGACGGGCGCATCTTCTTCGATCCCGCGCGCAAGGTCGGCCCGCAGGTCGCCGCCGCGCTGCTGGAGCGCGGCGTCATCGGCCGCGCCATGCCGCAGGGCGACATCCTCGGCTTCGCCCCGCCGCTCTGCCTGACGAAGGACGAGGCCGACATCGTCGTCACGAAGACCGCCGAGGCGGTCGAGGCCGTGCTCGGCCGCGGCTGA
- a CDS encoding glycine betaine/L-proline ABC transporter ATP-binding protein codes for MSETMQQIADTASEAAANGRASDLAIVMRGVTKIFGPDPEAALALLRQGKSKTEVQAETGHVVGLDDVSLDIARGQIYVVMGLSGSGKSTLIRHVNRLIDPTAGEIVVNGEKVLDMTMAQLRDFRRTGIAMVFQKFGLLPHRSVIDNVAYGLGVRGISKAERLDKAAHWIEVVGLSGYEKSRPRQLSGGQQQRVGLARALAMDTDILLMDEAFSALDPLIRSGMQEQLLELQSSLNKTILFITHDFDEALKIGNRIAVLKDGAVQQVGKPEEIVLNPANAHIEEFVRDVNKARAIHVRTIMEEGDFEPCEMTVAADARCEDVLPHFASHEWVGVVDAEGRQIGRVRARQIIKALARYVPSNGQG; via the coding sequence ATGAGCGAGACCATGCAACAGATTGCGGATACCGCATCCGAAGCGGCGGCGAACGGCCGCGCCTCCGATCTCGCCATCGTCATGCGCGGCGTGACCAAGATCTTCGGCCCCGATCCCGAGGCGGCGCTGGCGCTGCTGCGGCAGGGAAAGTCCAAGACCGAGGTGCAGGCCGAAACCGGCCACGTCGTCGGCCTCGACGACGTCTCGCTCGATATCGCCCGGGGGCAGATCTACGTGGTGATGGGGCTGTCCGGCTCCGGCAAGTCGACGCTGATCCGCCACGTCAACCGGCTGATCGACCCGACCGCCGGCGAGATCGTCGTCAATGGCGAGAAGGTGCTCGACATGACCATGGCGCAGCTGCGCGACTTCCGTCGCACCGGCATCGCCATGGTGTTCCAGAAGTTCGGCCTGCTGCCGCACCGCTCGGTGATCGACAACGTCGCCTACGGGCTCGGCGTGCGCGGCATCTCCAAGGCCGAGCGGCTGGACAAGGCGGCGCACTGGATCGAGGTCGTCGGCCTTTCCGGCTACGAGAAGTCGCGGCCGCGCCAGCTTTCCGGCGGCCAGCAGCAGCGCGTCGGCCTCGCCCGCGCGCTGGCCATGGACACCGACATCCTGCTGATGGACGAGGCGTTCTCGGCGCTCGACCCGCTGATCCGCTCCGGCATGCAGGAGCAGCTGCTCGAGCTGCAATCCTCGCTCAACAAGACGATCCTGTTCATCACCCACGATTTCGACGAGGCACTGAAGATCGGAAACCGCATCGCGGTGCTGAAGGACGGCGCGGTGCAGCAGGTCGGCAAGCCGGAGGAGATCGTGCTCAACCCGGCCAACGCCCATATCGAGGAGTTCGTCCGCGACGTGAACAAGGCGCGCGCCATCCATGTCCGCACCATCATGGAGGAGGGTGATTTCGAGCCCTGCGAGATGACGGTGGCGGCCGACGCGCGCTGCGAGGACGTGCTGCCGCACTTCGCCAGCCACGAATGGGTCGGCGTCGTCGACGCCGAGGGCCGCCAGATCGGCCGCGTCCGCGCGCGCCAGATCATCAAGGCGCTCGCGCGCTACGTGCCGTCGAACGGGCAGGGGTAG
- a CDS encoding ABC transporter permease, with translation MFPELIDTRPLRRAVDDGLNWVVRNWGGELEAAAYPLLMLLGWIERLLLATPWWLFIAFFVGLAFLATRNWKLPAVVFLGLVFLGLMQLWRDAMVTTALMIAATLTAIVISIPVGVWMSRSARVRNVVTPVLDLMQTMPSFVYLIPTVMIFGPGKIPALLATIVYASPPLVRLTDLGLRNVDPAVMEASRAFGTTASQRLFGVQIPLALPTILAGINQTTMMALAMVVIASMIGAGGLGYQVLQGIGRLEVSRGLFAGLGIVVLAIVFDRITQAYGRRIQERIGVGEAR, from the coding sequence ATGTTTCCGGAACTGATCGACACGAGGCCGCTGCGCCGGGCCGTCGACGACGGGCTGAACTGGGTGGTGCGCAACTGGGGCGGCGAGCTCGAGGCCGCGGCCTACCCGCTGCTGATGCTGCTCGGCTGGATCGAGCGGCTGCTGCTGGCGACGCCCTGGTGGCTGTTCATCGCCTTCTTCGTCGGCCTCGCCTTCCTCGCGACACGCAACTGGAAGCTGCCGGCGGTGGTCTTCCTCGGGCTGGTCTTCCTCGGCCTGATGCAGCTCTGGCGCGACGCGATGGTGACGACCGCGCTGATGATCGCCGCGACGCTGACTGCCATCGTCATCTCCATTCCCGTCGGCGTGTGGATGTCGCGCTCGGCGCGGGTGCGCAACGTCGTCACCCCGGTGCTCGACCTGATGCAGACCATGCCGAGCTTCGTCTATCTAATTCCGACGGTGATGATCTTCGGACCGGGCAAGATCCCGGCGCTGCTCGCCACCATCGTCTACGCCTCGCCGCCGCTGGTCAGGCTGACCGACCTCGGCCTGCGCAATGTCGACCCGGCGGTGATGGAGGCGAGCCGCGCCTTCGGCACCACGGCTTCGCAGCGCCTGTTCGGCGTACAGATCCCGCTCGCCCTGCCGACCATCCTCGCCGGCATCAACCAGACGACGATGATGGCGCTGGCCATGGTCGTCATCGCCTCGATGATCGGCGCCGGCGGGCTGGGCTACCAGGTGCTTCAGGGCATCGGCCGGCTCGAGGTCAGCCGCGGCCTGTTCGCCGGGCTCGGCATCGTCGTGCTCGCCATCGTCTTCGACCGCATCACGCAAGCCTATGGCCGCCGCATCCAGGAGCGGATCGGCGTCGGGGAGGCCCGCTGA